In the genome of Actinomycetota bacterium, the window CATCTACGACCAGGGGGAGGAATTCGGGTGTGGAAGGCCGGATTGCCGGGTGGGCTGCGACTGCGACCGTTACCTGGAATTGTGGAACCTGGTCTTCATGCAGTTCGAGAGGGACGAGAAGGGCGAGCTGCACCCCCTCCCCTCCAAGAACATCGACACCGGGCTGGGCCTGGAAAGGCTGGCATCGGTGCTGCAGGGGGTGCCCAACAACTTCGAGACCGACACCCTAGCCGCCGTCCTCCAGGCGGTCTCCTCCCTTTCCGGGGTGAGGTACGGGGCGGAGGAGAAGAGCGACGTATCCCTGAAGATCGTGGCCGACCACTCCCGGGCCTTCACCTTCATGGTCGGCGATGGCATACTCCCCTCCAACGAGGACCGGGGTTACATCCTGCGCCGGTTAATCCGGCGCGCCGTGCGTCACGGAAGGCTCCTGGGCATCGAGCGCGTTTTCCTGCCCGACCTGGTGGAGGTGGTGGTGGAAACCATGGGAGAGGCCTATCCGGAACTGGTCAAGAACCGGGCCTTCATCGCCTCCATAGTGCGCAGCGAGGAGGAGAGGTTCACCCAGACCCTGCGCAGCGGACTGGCCTATTTCCAACAGGCGGTGGAGGAGCTGCGGGAAAGGGGCGGCAATACCATCCCGGGGGAGGTGGCCTTCCACCTCCACGACACCCTGGGTTTCCCCCTCGAGCTCACCCGGGAGCTCTCCCGGGAGCAGGGCCTTTCCCTGGACGAGAAGGGTTTCGCGACCCTGATGGAGGAACAGCGAGAAAGGGCCCGGGCGGCAAGGGTGGAGGAGGGATATGCCGCCCAGGTGCAGGAGATTTACGGCGAGGTGCTGGACAACTACGGGGAGACCCTCTTCACGGGGTATGAGACCCTCGCGGAGAGGGCCCGCCTGGTGGCGGTGGTCAGGGAGGGCCGGGCCGTGGCGGAGGCCGTGGAAGGGGAGGAAGTGGAGTTCTTCCTGGACCGCACGCCTTTCTACGGCGAGAAGGGAGGACAGGTAGGGGACCGGGGGGTCATCCGTTCCGATTCCGGGGAGGCGGAGGTGATGGACACCTATCATCCAGCCCAGGGCCTGACCTCCCACCGGGTGAAAATAAGGCGGGGCGCTTTTTCGGTGGGACAGGCGGTGGAGGCGGAGGTGGACAGGGAGAGGCGGCTGGCCATCCGCCGCAACCATACCGCCACCCACATCCTCCACTACGCGCTGCGCCAGGTCCTGGGGGAACACGCCAAGCAGGCCGGTTCCCTGGTGGAACCCCACCGGCTGCGTTTCGACTTCACGCATTACGCGCCCCTGACCCGGGAGGAGCTCCAGCGGGTGGAGGAGCTGGCCAACCGCCTGATAATCGAGGACTACCCGGTGCGCGCCTACGTGACCACCTACGATTACGCGGTGAGCATCGACGCCGTGGCCCTCTTCGGGGAGAAGTACGGTGAGTACGTGCGGGTGGTGGAAGTGGACGACATAAGCCGGGAGCTGTGCGGGGGCACCCACGTGGCCAGGACGGGAGAAATCGGTTTCCTGGTGGTGGTGAGCGAGGGAGGCATCGGGGCCAATATGCGGCGGATCGAGGCGCTCACCGGCACGGCGGCTTACCGCTTCTTCCGCCGGAGGCAGGATATCCTGGAGGAGATGGCCTCCTCGCTGCGGGTGGAAGTGGACAGGCTCCCGGAAAGGGTGGAACGCCTCCGGGAGCGCCTGCGCGAGCTGGAGAACGAGCTCAAGAGGAGGGAGAGGGAGGAGGTTTCTTCCCTGGCGGAGAGAAGCGGCGCCTGGCGTGAGGAGGAGGTGAACGGCAGGCGCCTGCTCTGGGCGGAGGTCCCCGGGCTGGACGCCCAGGGGCTGAGGGAGCTGGCGGAGAGGACCTTAGCCCGCCGCAGCGCAGCGGCGGTGGCCATAGCCTCGGTGAGGGAGGATAAGGTGGGCCTGGTGGTGAACCTGTCCAGGGACCTGGTGGAGGCGGGCTTGAGCGCCGTGGACTTGGTGAGGAGGGGCGCCTCCTTGCTGGGAGGCGGAGGGGGCGGCCGCCCGGACATGGCCGTAGGGGGAGGTTCCCGGGTGGACAGGGCGGAGGAGGCCCTGCGCGCAGTGGGCGAGGAGATAAGGCGGAAGCTGGAAGGAACCCATGCGTAGCCTGGGGCTGGATATCGGAAGGCGCCGCATAGGTGTGGCCCTTTCCGACCCGCTGGGAATATACGCCTTTCCCCTCGAGACCCTGCCCGGAATGCCCCCCGAGGAGCTGCGCGCTTACGTGGAAAAAAGGGCCGGGGAAGGGGTGGACACGGTGGTCCTCGGGCTCCCCCGGACCCTTCGGGGTCACGAGGGAAGCGAAGCGAAAAGGGTGCGCGCCTACGCCAAGGCGCTCGCTTCCCTGGCCGGGTTGCGCGTGGTGATCTGGGACGAGAGGATGTCCACCGTGGAGGCCGAGAAGAGGCTGCGGGAAGCGGGACGCCTAAAACGGGGCAAGAAGGTGGACGCCCAGGCGGCGGCGGTCATCCTGCAGTCCTATCTGGATGCCGGGAGAAGAGGGAGAGAGACGGAAGGAGATGAGTAATTTCCCGGAGAGACCCGGAGACGGTATCCCCAAGGATGACGGGATCCTCTCCGCGGAGGAGCCACCGCCGGAGGGGGAGAAGGAAACGCCGCGGTTTTCAGCAATGCCGCGCCCTTCAGGGGATGCGGAGGGCGCGCTTCCGGGAAGAAGAGCCGGGGCGCGGGCGTTCCGGGTGGCTCACCACCGCAGGAAATACGCGTTGCTGGCGGCGCTGACGGTCCTCCTGCTGATGGCCGGAATCCTTCTCTTCCGCCATTACTTCTGTCCCACCCGTGGAGAGACACCCGTACGCGTGGTCATAGAGGAGGGCGAGAACGCTTCCTCCATTGGAGAGAAGCTGCATGCGGAGGGGGTGGTCACCTCCGCCACCCTCTTCCGGATACTGGCCTGGTTTCAGGGCCGGCAGGGGAGGTTCCGGGCCGGGCATTACCTCTTATACCCCGGCATGCGTTACGGCGAGGTGTTCTCCATCCTCGAGGCGGGACCCAATTACCAGGTCCGCTTGACCATCCCCGAGGGGCTCACCGTGGAGCAGACGGCGGAACTGGCGGCGCGGGCGACGGGCATGGAGGCCGGAGAATTCCTGGAAGCTGCCGCGGCGGGCGACTACCAGCTGGAGATCCTGCCCGAGGAACAGAAGGGGAACCTGGAGGGCCTGCTTTTCCCCAAGACCTACGAGCTGCCCGCGGATATCGCTCCCCGGGAGCTGGTGGAGGTCCTCCTCCGGCAGTTCCAGGTGGAGACGGCGGGGCTGGACTGGTCGCGGGCAGAAAGACTGGGCGTGACCCCCTACCAGGTGATCATCGTCGCTTCCCTCATCGAGAGGGAAGCGGCGCTGGAGGAAGAAAGGCCGCTGGTGGCGGCGGTGATCTACAACCGCCTGCGCCTGGGGATGCTGCTGCAGATCGACGCCACCGTGCAGTACGCGCTGCCGGAATGGAAGGCGGTGCTCACCTACGAGGACCTCAAGACGCCTTCCCCCTATAACACCTACCTCCACAAGGGGCTGCCGCCGGCGCCCATCTGCAGCCCGGGCCTGGCCAGTATCAGGGCGGCCCTGGAGCCGGCGGACGTGGACTACCTCTACTATGTGGCCACGGGAGGCGGGGGCCATTTCTTCACCGCCGATTACCAGGAGTTCCTGAGGGTCAAGGAAGAGGTGCAGCGCAAGTAGGCAGCCCGCTCGAGCTCTCCCGGAAGCCCGGTCCCGTATGGCAATTTCCACCAGGTCCCCGGTGGCGCGCATGAGGCCTTTCATGTTTAATAATTGAAGGAAGACGGGGGAGCGGCGGAAAGGGTCGGGGGCGGCTTGCGCGGGGGAAGAGGCGTCGAGGGTCCGCCGCGAGGGTGGCCGCCGTGCAGCGCGGGTCTCAAGGGCGGGTGAGGATGGAAGAGGAACTGGACATACTGACCGGCAGGTGGAGGGCCCTGAGCGAGGTTCTCGCCGTCCTGGACCAGGCCGGAGGGGAGGTGACCGGGAGGTCCACGGCCCAGCTCATGTATTTCGCCGGCAAGGACCTGGGGAAGAGGGAATCCGCCGCCCACGACCGCACGGAGGACCTGGAGCGCGCCCTGAGGTGGGTATTCCCGGGCCGGGAAGAGGTGTGGAAGGTCTCCCTCTGGAAGAATCAGGAAGACGAGGACTACTGGGTCTTTGAGGCCGAGGAGATGCTGGTGAGGCTCCTCTTCGAGGAATGCCCCCTGCGCCGCTCCTGCCTGGCTTCGGGGATTCCTCTCGGGGGTGTGGCCTGCCAGGCGGTGCACGGTTACGCCGCCGGGATGCTGCAGGAGATCTTCGGGCGCCGCGTGGACCTGCACACCCAGCACGCCGGGCCCGGGGCCTGCCTGGTGGTCCTCAAGACTACCCTGGGGTGAGACATGGACATCGCCCTTCTCTCGCTGAGTTCCTGCCTGGGGTGCCAGATGGTTTTCCTCAGCTTGGAGGAGTACCTTTACGGCCTCATCGGAGAAAACCGGGTGGTGTACGCCCCCTTCATCATGGACCGGAAGGAGCTGGACCACGCCGACCTGGCCCTGGTGGAGGGCACGGTGAGGAACACGGAGCATTTCCTCCGGGCCCGGGAGATCAGGGAGAAGGCGGACCGCGTGGTGGCCTTGGGGACTTGCGCCTGTTTCGGCGGGGTCCAGGGGCTGGCGGATCTCTATCCCGAGTACCGCCTTATCAAATCTCGCTTCGGGGACACCGCCTTCGAGGGCGGGCCTCAGGGGGTTAAGAGGCTTTTGCCCCTTGATTCCTTCATCCGGGTGGATGCCTATCTTCCCGGCTGTCCCCCTCCCGCCGCGCTCATGGAGGGATTTCTTCGGGCGGCGGTCTCGGGGGACCGGCTCTCGAGGGAGGGCGCGACGGTATGCGCGGAATGTCCGGTGACCTCACCGCCCCTCCCGCAGCCCGGGCCGCGGCGTCTTACGGACGGCTCGGGCGAGCCCGGGAAATGCCTCCTCGAATCCGGATTCATCTGCCTGGGCCCCCTGACCCGGGACGGTTGCGGGGCGATCTGCCCCTCGGGGATGGGCGTTCCCTGCCGGGGATGCCGGGGGCCCGCCGGACGGGTGCTGGAGCGCGCCGACGTTGAGGCGGAGACGTCGAGGAGGCTGGCCAGGGCCACGGGCAGGAAGGAGGAGGAGATCAGGGCCGAGGTGCCCGATCCCGCCCACACCTATTACCTCTTCTGCCTCGCGGAACCGCTGCTGCGGAGGCGCCGTTCAGGAGGAACCTCCCCTTACCTGCACCGCCTGGGGGAGTAAGGTGGTTTTCAGGTGGCAGAAGGATCGTCCATGGGAGATGAGAGGACGCGGTTGAGGATATGGCCGAGCTGGTTATAAAGCCACTGACCAGGATATACGGCAACGCTTCCCTGAGGGTGGAGACGGAGGAGGGCTCGTCGCCGCGGGCCCGGTTCTCCGCCTTCGGATACCGGGGTTTCGAGATGATGGCCCGGGGGGTATACGTGGACAACCTGGTGCCCCTGGTCTCCCGGATCTGCGGGCCGGATTCACTGTTCCATCAGGCGGCCGCCTGCCTGGCGGTGGAAAGGGCTCTGGGGGTGCAGGCGCCTCCCGCGGCCCGGTCCTTGCGCGAACTGGCACTCTGGGCCCAGCTCTTCGAGCGCCACGCGGTCTCGCTTTCCGTGCACAGCCTGCCCGACCTCCTGTTCCCCTCCTCGGATCCCGGCTTGCGCAACCTGGTGAGCATCTACCGCGTGGACGAGGAGGTGGTGAGGAGGCTGATGTCCCTGAAATCCCTGGGTACCGCGGTGCTTCGCGAAGCGGGAGGGACGCCGGTGCACGGGGTGAACTTCCGGCCCGGGGGCGTGGTCCGCGACCTCCCGCCGGAGTCCAGGGAGAGGCTGGCGGACAAGCTGAGGTCCGGGGAGCCCCTCCTGCTGGAGACGGCCAGGCTGGTGAAACTTCTCCTGAGGAGGAGCGAGGAGACGGTGAGGACGGCGGGAAGCATCGACGGTTCCTATCTAGCCATGCGTTATCCGGGTGGAATGGAGATAACCGGGGGTGGACCAGCGCTGTACGTTCCCGGAGTAGAGGGAGTGGCCCCGCAGCCCATGGAAGATCTGGGGGAGAGGTTGCGCGAGGAACCCTCGGTCCACGGCCACGTGGTCTATGCCTTCCTGGAGGGGGCGGAGGAACTGCGGGTGGGTCCCCTGGCGCGCCTGAACGTGAACGGGAGCTACGGTACCCCCAGGGCGGACGAGGAGCTGGCCGAGGTGAAGGAGACCTGGGGTTTCCCGGTGCGGTATCCCATGGTGGCCCACGCGCTGAGGATGCTGGAGATGATCCATGCCTGGGAGAGGATGCTCGAACTCTTGAGGGAGCCGTCCCAGGGCTCACTCGGCGAGAACCTGAATCCGGGGGCGGGGAAGGCACGGGTATATCTTGAAGCCCCGGAAGGGGGGCTGGTGTACGGATTGGAGCTCGGCGAGGATGGCCTGGTGGAAAGGCTTTCCATCGTCTCCCCCCTGCAGTTCAACCTCCGGAGCCTGGAGAGGTCGCTGGCGGAGGCCTTTGCCGGCACCGGAAGGGAGGGCGGGGAGAAAGTGGCCGACGTCCTGCAGATGGTGGTGAGGGCTTACGCCCCCTGCATCCCCTGCGGGGTGCACTGATTGCCGGGAGGAGGACCGGGATGGCGGACGGACGGCGGATAGTCGTAGACGAGGCCCGGTGCATAGGCTGCTGGGAATGCGTGGAGCTCTGCCCGCAGACGCGGGGGACCCAGTTTCCGGTCTTCGAGAAGGGGGAAAGGGTACCGCGGGTGGTAAATCCAGGCAGCTGCCTGGCCTGCCTTACCTGCGTGGAGGGATGCCGCTCACAGGCATTGACCGTCGACGGCCGAAGGCGGTGGGAGGGGTACGTGGACCCGAGGGCCAGGAGCAAGGAGGAGGTCATCTATTGAGGGCGATGCCGGCGCGGAATACCCTGAAAGCCTCACCGGAGAACCGGTAGGCTAGCGAGAAAGGGAGCGGGACCGGGCG includes:
- the alaS gene encoding alanine--tRNA ligase, encoding MKSGEIRRKFLEYFREKGHRVVKSSSLIPDDPTLLLTNAGMVQFKPYFLGLEKPEFTRATTCQKCVRTTDIDKVGHTARHLTFFEMLGNFSFGDYYKREAIPWAWEFLVGEMGLDPGRMYCSVFREDDEAYEIWRDVVGIPEERLVRLGEEDNFWDMGTTGPCGPCSEIIYDQGEEFGCGRPDCRVGCDCDRYLELWNLVFMQFERDEKGELHPLPSKNIDTGLGLERLASVLQGVPNNFETDTLAAVLQAVSSLSGVRYGAEEKSDVSLKIVADHSRAFTFMVGDGILPSNEDRGYILRRLIRRAVRHGRLLGIERVFLPDLVEVVVETMGEAYPELVKNRAFIASIVRSEEERFTQTLRSGLAYFQQAVEELRERGGNTIPGEVAFHLHDTLGFPLELTRELSREQGLSLDEKGFATLMEEQRERARAARVEEGYAAQVQEIYGEVLDNYGETLFTGYETLAERARLVAVVREGRAVAEAVEGEEVEFFLDRTPFYGEKGGQVGDRGVIRSDSGEAEVMDTYHPAQGLTSHRVKIRRGAFSVGQAVEAEVDRERRLAIRRNHTATHILHYALRQVLGEHAKQAGSLVEPHRLRFDFTHYAPLTREELQRVEELANRLIIEDYPVRAYVTTYDYAVSIDAVALFGEKYGEYVRVVEVDDISRELCGGTHVARTGEIGFLVVVSEGGIGANMRRIEALTGTAAYRFFRRRQDILEEMASSLRVEVDRLPERVERLRERLRELENELKRREREEVSSLAERSGAWREEEVNGRRLLWAEVPGLDAQGLRELAERTLARRSAAAVAIASVREDKVGLVVNLSRDLVEAGLSAVDLVRRGASLLGGGGGGRPDMAVGGGSRVDRAEEALRAVGEEIRRKLEGTHA
- the ruvX gene encoding Holliday junction resolvase RuvX; the protein is MRSLGLDIGRRRIGVALSDPLGIYAFPLETLPGMPPEELRAYVEKRAGEGVDTVVLGLPRTLRGHEGSEAKRVRAYAKALASLAGLRVVIWDERMSTVEAEKRLREAGRLKRGKKVDAQAAAVILQSYLDAGRRGRETEGDE
- the mltG gene encoding endolytic transglycosylase MltG, which codes for MLAALTVLLLMAGILLFRHYFCPTRGETPVRVVIEEGENASSIGEKLHAEGVVTSATLFRILAWFQGRQGRFRAGHYLLYPGMRYGEVFSILEAGPNYQVRLTIPEGLTVEQTAELAARATGMEAGEFLEAAAAGDYQLEILPEEQKGNLEGLLFPKTYELPADIAPRELVEVLLRQFQVETAGLDWSRAERLGVTPYQVIIVASLIEREAALEEERPLVAAVIYNRLRLGMLLQIDATVQYALPEWKAVLTYEDLKTPSPYNTYLHKGLPPAPICSPGLASIRAALEPADVDYLYYVATGGGGHFFTADYQEFLRVKEEVQRK
- a CDS encoding nickel-dependent hydrogenase large subunit, encoding MAELVIKPLTRIYGNASLRVETEEGSSPRARFSAFGYRGFEMMARGVYVDNLVPLVSRICGPDSLFHQAAACLAVERALGVQAPPAARSLRELALWAQLFERHAVSLSVHSLPDLLFPSSDPGLRNLVSIYRVDEEVVRRLMSLKSLGTAVLREAGGTPVHGVNFRPGGVVRDLPPESRERLADKLRSGEPLLLETARLVKLLLRRSEETVRTAGSIDGSYLAMRYPGGMEITGGGPALYVPGVEGVAPQPMEDLGERLREEPSVHGHVVYAFLEGAEELRVGPLARLNVNGSYGTPRADEELAEVKETWGFPVRYPMVAHALRMLEMIHAWERMLELLREPSQGSLGENLNPGAGKARVYLEAPEGGLVYGLELGEDGLVERLSIVSPLQFNLRSLERSLAEAFAGTGREGGEKVADVLQMVVRAYAPCIPCGVH
- a CDS encoding 4Fe-4S binding protein, with protein sequence MADGRRIVVDEARCIGCWECVELCPQTRGTQFPVFEKGERVPRVVNPGSCLACLTCVEGCRSQALTVDGRRRWEGYVDPRARSKEEVIY